Part of the Candidatus Angelobacter sp. genome is shown below.
GCAGAGCGATGAACTCAAGCGAGTGATCGTCCGGATCACGAAAATAAAGTTGCGCCGATGGCATCCAGCCAATGACTGAAGGTTCGGCCGTTTCCTCACCCGCGAAATCGCGGGTCGAGACGCCCAGACTGTTGAGCCGTTTGCCGGCGATGAGAAGCTCCGGCAGGGACAACGCGATGGCAAAATGGCATGGGTGCGGGTGACTGCCGCGGGTTGTAGTCGGCCCCCAGAGTCCGAGCATTGACCTTCTGTCCGTGCCAATCCAGAGGAACACAACATCACGACCCGGGTCGCGGTAGGCGAACTCCAACCCC
Proteins encoded:
- a CDS encoding VOC family protein, whose product is GLEFAYRDPGRDVVFLWIGTDRRSMLGLWGPTTTRGSHPHPCHFAIALSLPELLIAGKRLNSLGVSTRDFAGEETAEPSVIGWMPSAQLYFRDPDDHSLEFIALLDDPPDPRFIGPLSTWRKAAS